A stretch of DNA from Paenibacillus albus:
CCGTCAAGATTCTTCTCTTTCTCTTTCAAGAGACTGTTCTTGCGTGCATAATCGTTCATTACACGCGTATATGCCGTTCTGAACCCTGTTTCATGCGTACCGCCGCCGCGCGTCGGAATCGAGTTAACGAAGGAAGCCATCGTCTCCGTATAACCATCGTTATATTGAAGTGCGACCTCAAGCTCGATTTCATCCTTCTCGCCGGCAAAATGAATGACATCGTGAAGCACCGTTTTGTCCTCGTTCAAGAACTGGACAAACTGCTTCGCGCCGCCTTCATAGTGGAATTGATCCTCTTTGCCGCTGCGGCTGTCTTTTACCGTCACTTTAAGTCCCGAGTTCAAAAAAGCAATCTCCTGCAGACGCTCGGACAGTGTATCGTAGTTGATCGAAATATTGCCGTGGAACACGCGCACGTCCGGCTTGAACGTTACTTTCGTACCCGTACGATTCGTATTGCCGATGACTTCAAGTCCGGTCACCGGCTCGCCGACATGCTCCTTGCCGTTCTCATCGACCCAATATTCGAAGCGCTGCTTATGGATTTTGCCATCCCGATAAATCTCCACTTCCAGCCATTCGGAGAGCGCGTTCGTTACCGAAGCACCAACGCCGTGAAGCCCGCCGGACTTCTTGTACCCTCCACCGCCAAACTTACCGCCCGCATGCAGCATTGTAAAAACAACCTGCGGCGTCGGAATGCCAGCTTTATGCATCCCCGTCGGAATGCCGCGTCCATTGTCGCGAACGGTAATCGAACCGTCGTTATGTATGGTCACATCAATCGCGGAACAGAATTTCGCTAGATGCTCGTCCACCGCATTATCGACAATTTCCCAAACCAGATGATGCAAGCCGGATGTGCTCGTGCTCCCGATATACATACCGGGGCGCTTACGGACTGCGGTCAGTCCCTCCAGCACTTGAATATCGTCTGCTTCATAATTGCCGGCAGCCGAATTCGTATCGCCCGTAAACAGATTCAACTGCTCAGTCATAGGCTCCTCCTCTGTAATCTTCGTGCTATCTTCTAACGCCTTACGCGCATTCGCTCTTCACTTCAAGCTATTCTAATTCATGATGTCCTGTTTCGTAAAGACTCGGAATGAGACGAACAGTCCAGCAGCCGCCCAAATCGCAAGGATCAGTAGTGAAAAAGAAAGTGTCATACCTTGTATCGGCGGCGGTGAGCCTGCCAAATAGTCGGTAAGCTGCAAATTGACTGCAAAAATATATTTAGCGCTCTCCCAAGAGGACGACATGCTCGAGAGGATCGTCCCTGCGATTATCGCTGCCATCATCGTTACAATGCTTGCGGCTGTGCTTCGAACAAGTACGGAGACCATCAGTGCGAGAATCGCGACTGTCATTGACGAAACCCAGATGAGCCCTCCCTCCATAAGCACGAAGAGCCATTGCGGCACGGCATGCACATAAGTGCTTTCTACGCTCGAACCGTTAATAACGAAGCCTGTGAAGACTGGTATCTGCCAGCCACCATAGCCAAATACTGCGCCTGATATAAGATAACAGAGAATGGCGCTCGCGACAACGGTTAATGAAACATAAAAGGTGAGCGCGATGAGCTTGCTAAATAGGATTTTCCATCTTCGGACAGGTCTTGTCAGCAGC
This window harbors:
- the parE gene encoding DNA topoisomerase IV subunit B, whose amino-acid sequence is MTEQLNLFTGDTNSAAGNYEADDIQVLEGLTAVRKRPGMYIGSTSTSGLHHLVWEIVDNAVDEHLAKFCSAIDVTIHNDGSITVRDNGRGIPTGMHKAGIPTPQVVFTMLHAGGKFGGGGYKKSGGLHGVGASVTNALSEWLEVEIYRDGKIHKQRFEYWVDENGKEHVGEPVTGLEVIGNTNRTGTKVTFKPDVRVFHGNISINYDTLSERLQEIAFLNSGLKVTVKDSRSGKEDQFHYEGGAKQFVQFLNEDKTVLHDVIHFAGEKDEIELEVALQYNDGYTETMASFVNSIPTRGGGTHETGFRTAYTRVMNDYARKNSLLKEKEKNLDGNDLREGMMAVINIKMGEVEFVGQTKDQLGSASARSVVDAIVSDKMQVFLEENPQVAQMLLKKAVQASKAREAARKARDEIRSGRKKSESSNLGGKLTPAQSKDVTRTELFIVEGDSAGGSAKQGRDSKYQAILPLKGKPMNPEKAKLLDILKNDEYKAVIAAIGAGIGPEFDAESCNYSKIIIMTDADTDGAHIQVLLLTFFYRYMKPLIDLGRVFIAQPPLYKITRKSGKLETVRYAWSDEQLQNYLKEFGKNFELQRYKGLGEMNPEQLWETTMNSETRTLLQVQIEDAAKAERRVSTLMGDKVDPRKRWIVENVDFTEYVE
- a CDS encoding ABC transporter permease, with translation MDSLLPLIQNETLKVWKKKRFFVVLLVLLVLIPIFTYAQMKIAETNKKNFNDWRNQLVQQINEYQNMLSSDRIPEEWKRQRRIAVQQLQYYLDHDVNPNSPNGVTFTRSFMSNAVTLFYPLLVLAVASDLVSGERSTGTIKMLLTRPVRRWKILFSKLIALTFYVSLTVVASAILCYLISGAVFGYGGWQIPVFTGFVINGSSVESTYVHAVPQWLFVLMEGGLIWVSSMTVAILALMVSVLVRSTAASIVTMMAAIIAGTILSSMSSSWESAKYIFAVNLQLTDYLAGSPPPIQGMTLSFSLLILAIWAAAGLFVSFRVFTKQDIMN